In Candidatus Dormiibacterota bacterium, the genomic stretch CCGTGCGAAGCCTGGGCCGATGAGCGTTCGGGTTGAGTTGTTTGACATTCGGGACGCGAACCGCATGCGCGAAGCGATGACGATTCGTTTTGCCGTCTTCGTGGACGAACAAGGCGTGCCGGAGAACGAAGAAATCGACGCACACGATCGTACCGATGCCGCCGCGTTGCACGCGTTGGCGTACGACGGCACGCTGCCGGTGGCCACCGGACGCTTCTTTCTGCGTCAGGACCGGGCCGCGCAGATCGGGCGCATGGCGGTGATGCCCGACGCTCGCGGGAGCGGCGTGGGGCGGATGGTACTGGACGCCCTCATGGCCGAGGCGCGTGGGCGCGGCATCGCGCGCGCCGTACTCTTCGCCCAAACCCACGCTCTCGCGTTCTACGAGCGCGCGGGATTCACGGCCTACGGCGAGCCGTTTCTCGATGCGGGCATCGCGCACGTCGCGATGGAGCGGGCGCTCTAACGCTATTCGGCCATCATTGCGGCTGCCGCGGCTGCGGCCGCCGCCTCGCGCTTGGGCGAACGCATGAAGAGCACGAGCGGAATCGCGATCAGGAAGACGACTGCGCAGAACTGGAACAGGTAGTTGTAGGCAATCATGGTGGCTTGTTGCGCCACGAGTTGCGTGAGCGTAGCGATCGAAACGCCGTGCGTCTGCGTCACGCCGGAGGCGAGTTCGTTCCATGCGATCGCCGTATGCCGTTCGAGAAGCGTCGTGAGAATCGCGATGCCGAAACTTCCGCCGAGTTGACGGACGAGCGAATAGATGCCGGTCGCGTTCGCCATCTCCGCCATCGGAATGACGCCGAGCGAAACCGTGGAGAGCGGTACGAACAGGAACCCGAGCCCAAGCCCTTGGACCACGCGCGGCCAGAAGATGTTCCAGTAATCGGCTTGCGTCGTTAGGCCGCCGAGCCACCACGTCGAGAGCGCGAACATCAGGAAACCGAACGCGATCAGCGCTCGCGGGTCCATGCGGTTGACGAGCCTCCCGGCAACCAGCATGCTGATCGCCGTCGCTCCAGCGCCCGGCATCAGCGCCAGCCCCGTATCGAACGCGGTGAACCCAAGCGTCTCCTGCATGAAGAGCGGCAGAATCAGCGCGGTTCCGTAGAGCCCAAATCCGCTGATGACGCCCAGAATGTTTCCGATCGTGTACGAAAGATATCGAAAGACCCGCAGGTCGACCAGCGGTTCCTTATCGCGCAGAACCTTCAACACGAAGATGGTGAGCGTGATGACCGACGTGATCGTGAGGATCGTGATGGTTGAAGAATTGAACCAGTCGTCGTGCTGGCCTCGTTCCAGCACGTATTGCAGCGATGCCAGGCCCGCAGTCATGAGCCCGAGCCCGGTCCAATCGATGCCGCTCTTGGGCTTTTCGATGTACGACGGATTCGGAATGAAAGCGAGCGTCATCACGACCGCGAGAATCCCGATCGGTACGTTGATGAAGAAGATCAGCGGCCAGCTCGCGTTGTCGACGAGGTAGCCGCCGAGCGTCGGACCGACCGCCGGCCCGACCATCGCGCCTAAGCCGAAGATCGCCATGGCGGCGCCGCGCTTCGCCGCCGGATACGTCTCGAAAAGAATCGCCTGCGCCGTCGGTTGGAGCGCACCGCCGCCGAAGCCTTGCAGCACGCGATAGAAGACGAGTTGCCAAATACTCGTGGCGGTCCCGCACAGCAACGAAGCGATCGTGAAAATCGCCAGGGATGCAGCATAGAAGCGCTTGCGCCCAAGGTACGCCGTGAGCCACCCGTTGAGCGGCATGACGATGACGTTCGCGAGGATGTAGCCGGTTGCAACCCAGGAGACTTCGTCGGTCGATGCGCCAAGATTGCCCGCGATCGTGCCGAGCGCAACGTTCACGATGGTCGTATCGATAATCGCCATGATGACGCCGAGCATCACCGTGATGGTAATGAGCATCTCGCGCGTGGAGCCGGGCGCCGCCGCATTCGTCGAACGGCGTGCCGAGGAGTCGTTTAAGGCTGCCTGCATTTTCGATTATTTAACCGGCTAACTATCTACGCGGTTGCACCCAAAATGCCTGTCGCTCCGCCGATGCGCAGAAGTTGTCCGCAGTGCAGGCTGGTGCACTCCAGGCGTGCAATCGCCGCACGAGATGCAAGCATTACGATACGACCGCATCGGCGAGCCGGCCGAGGTTCTCTCCGCAGTCGAGGTACCGAAACCCGAGCCCGGCGCGGGCGAAGTGCGCCTGCGCGTGGTGCGCTCGCCGATCCACAACCACGACCTCTCGACGATTCGTGGAACCTACGGCGTGAAACCGCCGCTCCCGGCGACCGGCGGGACCGAGGCTTTGGGTCGCGTCGACGCGGTGGGCGCCGGCGTGACGTTGCCGATCGGCGCGCGCGTCTCCGCCATGGTCCAAGGAGCGTGGGCGGAGTACCTGATCGCGCCGGCGTCGCAATGCGTGCCGATGCCCGAAGCGCTCGACGACGACGTCGCATCGCAGTTGATGGCCATGCCGCTCTCCGCGTTGATACTGCTCGACGATTTGCGCGTCGAACCGGGGGCGTGGATCGTGCAGAACGCGGCGAACGGAGCCGTCGGGCGCATCCTCATGCGGTTGGCGCAGGCGCGCGGTATCAACGTTATCAATCTCGTGCGCCGGGAGAGCTCGGCCGATGCGTTACGGGCCTTCGGTGCCAAGCACGTCGTGGTAACCGAGGGGAATGACTGGGCCGCCGAGGTTCGGGCCATCGCCGGCGACCAGCCGGTCGCGCGCGTGATCGATTCGGTGACGGGGCCGCAGTCGATCGAGCTTCAGCGGATTCTTGGGCGGCGCGGCGAGTATGTCATATTCGGTGGCCTTGCCGCTGCCGCGATGCGATTGGATCCGGGCTTGATGATCTTCAACGAAACCGTGGTGCGCGGATTCTGGATGACGGCCTGGATGTCGCGCGCCTCGCAGCAAGAGCGCGCCGCGGCCGTACAGCAGATCTTTAGCCTCGCCCTTACGAACAATTTACCGTTGCCGGTGAGCGCGGTCTTTTCGCTCTCGGACGGCAAGGCCGCAGTGCTTGCAGCCGAGCAGCCGGGGCGTCCCGGGAAGGTTTTATTCGCGCCATAAGGCGGCGACGCCGCCGGCTACCTATGGTATGATCCGGGCACATTTTTCAACGATACCCCTGAGGACACCATGGGCGGCCTAGGCAATCATCCATCCCACCCTTACGCGATTCAGACCTTCGCATTCTTTGCGTCCCTGTTGATCCCGGGGAGCGCCTTTGCGTTGCTGTTCGGCGCTTGGTGGGAAGCGCGCCGGCGCAAGCGGCCGCGCAAGGCCGGTACGGCCGTCCCCGCGAGCGCCATCGGGTCTCGCTTCCTCACCCAGGGCGACTAACACCCGCGGCGCAACGCGCGCGGCTTTCCCATCGGCGCGAGGTATTTCCGATATCTCCGCCGATATCGATGCAACAGTTCGCTTGCTATTGTTATGTGGAAAGAGACGATGTGAACGGTTGCCGTCGAGTTTTTGCGGTCGCACTGCTGCTTTTGGCCTTTGGCGTTACGAAAGCGGGTGGTTCCGCGCAGACGCTTTCGGATGCGACGTTCTCGTCTCTGCATTTTCGCAACATCGGTCCGCTCTCCGGACGCATCGATACCGTTAGCGGCGTCGTCGGCGATCCTACGGTGTACTATGCCGGCGGTTTAGGGGGCCTCTTTAAATCCGCCGACGGAGGCGTCACGTGGAACTCCGTCTTCAACGGCAAACCGGTCAGTTCGATCGGCGCGGTCGCCGTCGCCCCATCGGACGCGAACGTCGTGTACGTCGGCACCGGCGAATCGAATCTTCGCAACGATGTGGCGTTTGGTGACGGCGTCTGGCGCAGCGGCGACGCGGGCAAGACGTGGTCGCATGCCGGGCTAGCGAATACCGGTCACATCGGCGCGATTGCGGTGGACCCGCATAATCCCAACCGCGCGTTCGTCGCCGCGCTCGGTAACGTGTACAAGCCGAGCGAAGATCGCGGTGTCTATCGCACGCTCGACGGCGGTAAGACCTGGACGAAGGTGCTCTACACCGACGATCGCACCGGCGCGTCGAGTATCGCGATCGATCCCACCGATCCGAACGTCATCTTCGCGGGTATGTGGGAAGGCTGGCGCAATCCGTATCATCTGAATAGCGGCGGCCCGAGCGACGGCATCTACGAATCGACCGACGGCGGCGATCATTGGACGCGCCTGCAAGGGCACGGACTGCCGGCTTCGGTGATGGGGCGAATCGCAATTGCCTTTGCACCCAGCGATCCGCAACGCGTCTACGCATTGATCGAATCGTCGCAAGGAACGCTCTGGCGCAGCGACGACCGCGGCCTGACGTGGAAGATGGTCAACGCTTCGCACGGGATCGATCAGCGCCCGTTCTACTTCACGTCGCTCGCCGTCGACCCGAAGAATAAAGAACGCGTCTATTTTATGTCGGTGCAGATGTGGCGCAGCACCGACGGCGGCATCAAGGCGAGCAAGCTCAAGCGCACCCGCGGCGGTGATTACCACCAACTGTGGATCGATCCCACGAATGCCTCTCGCATGATTGCGGCCAATGACGGGGGCGCCGAAGTGAGCTACGACGCGGGTACGACGTGGCTCAACGCTTCGATGGCGGTAGCGCAGTCGTACCACGTCGACACCGACGATCGCATCCCGTACACGATCTGTTCCGAAGATCAGGATTCGGGCAGCGCATGCGGCCCGAGTAATAGTCTCACAAGCGGCGGAATATCGCCCGATGCGTTTTTCGGTGCGGGTGGCGGCGAGAGCGGATGGATCGTCATCGATCGAGCCGACCCAAATCTGATTTACGGCGATGGATACCAGGGGTCGGTAACCCAATACGACCGTCGTACCACGCAATCGCGCGCGATCGACGTGTGGCCCGAAGATGCCATGGGCTGGCCTGCTGCGCCGCTCAAATATCGCTTCCAGTGGACCTCGCCGCTGGCGATGTCGCCACAGCATCCGCATCGGCTCTATATGGGCGCCGACCGGATCTTCCAAACCGACGACGGCGGCGCTACGTGGCACGCCATCAGCCCGGATCTGACGCGCAACGACCGCGCGCGCCAGGGCATCTCCGGCACGCCGATCACGCCGGATAACACCAGCGTCGAATACTACGATGTCGTGTTCTCGATCGCGCCGTCGCCGCTGCGCGACGGAACGATTTGGGCGGGAACCGACGACGGCCGGGTCTGGCTCACGCGCGACGGCGGCGGGAACTGGAAAAACGTTACCCCGGCCGCCCTCAACGACGCTCCGGGTGCGCGGTGGTTGCGAGTCGACTATGTCGCGCCTTCGCCGTTCGCAGCGGGCACCGCTTATCTCGTGGCGGACGGTCACAAGTGGGGGGATCGCGCGCCGCACCTGTTCGTGACGCGCGACGACGGCCGCACGTGGAGCAGCATCGTGTCCAATCTTCCGACCGATGCATACGCGCGCATGATCCGTCCCGATCCGATTCGTCGCGGCCTCCTCTACGTCGGTACCGAAACGGGCCTCTACTACTCGCTCGACGACGGCGCGCATTGGAGCGCGTTCGCCAATCATCTCCCGGTCGTGCCCGTTTACGACTTCACGGTTCAGAAGCGGTTCGACGACTTGGTCGTCGGCACGCACGGGCGCGGGATCTGGATTCTCGACGATCTTCACCCGTTGCAGGAGCTCGACGCAAAGGTACTCGCGCAGCCGTTGCACCTCTTCACGCTGCGAACCGCCTACCGATATCACCTCCACGGCGCTTACTCCGTCTCGCAATTTACCGGAAGCAATCCGCCGTACGGTGCCGATATCAACTTTTCGTTGAAGACGATGCCGGCTAAAGGTACTTCGGTGCGAGTCCAGGTTCTCGACGGCGCGCGCGTCATTCGCACGATCGCGGTCAAGAAGCCGCGCGCCGGCGTCAATCGCGTGTGGTGGAATCTGCGTTACGACGCCATCAAGCCGGTGAAAGGCTTCGTGCCGTGGGCGAAGGGCGGCTTCGACGGCCCCCGCGTCCTCCCCGGTACCTACACGGTGCGCGTTACCAGCGGGGCGGCCTCGGCGAGTGGCCCGCTTCGCGTTGCGATGGACCCGCGCGTCCACGTAAGCATGCAAGCGCTACGCGAACAGCAGGCATTCTTGCTGCGCGTACGCGCCGACTTGAGCCGGATGACGGTTTCCATCGACCGCTTGGGTGCCGTTAAGGCCAAAGGCGGGCCGAAGGCAGCCAAAGCAGACGCCTTGTTGCATCGCCTGTACAACCCGGAAGTCACCCAGGCGGAGGACGCCCTTCGATACCCCGAGCAGGTCTACGGGCAGCTCAGCTTCCTGGCTTCCTCGGTAGCGTCCGCGGATGCCGCGCCAACCCAAGCGGAGACCCAGGTTCTCCACGTCCTGGAAGGACAGGCCAACGCCCTCATGGTGGAAGCCGATGCGCTGATGCATCCTTGACGCTCGGCGGCGGGTGGTGTTAGACTACTCTCCTATGCCCTGCGGCGAATAGCCACACTATAAGAAGAAGGGCGAGTCGTGACCGGCCAGCCGGGTCGCGCTCGTTCTCTTTTCGTGCGTTTACGGCTCATGGGCAAAGCGCGCTTCCCCTCCAC encodes the following:
- a CDS encoding GNAT family N-acetyltransferase, which produces RAKPGPMSVRVELFDIRDANRMREAMTIRFAVFVDEQGVPENEEIDAHDRTDAAALHALAYDGTLPVATGRFFLRQDRAAQIGRMAVMPDARGSGVGRMVLDALMAEARGRGIARAVLFAQTHALAFYERAGFTAYGEPFLDAGIAHVAMERAL
- a CDS encoding DHA2 family efflux MFS transporter permease subunit — encoded protein: MQAALNDSSARRSTNAAAPGSTREMLITITVMLGVIMAIIDTTIVNVALGTIAGNLGASTDEVSWVATGYILANVIVMPLNGWLTAYLGRKRFYAASLAIFTIASLLCGTATSIWQLVFYRVLQGFGGGALQPTAQAILFETYPAAKRGAAMAIFGLGAMVGPAVGPTLGGYLVDNASWPLIFFINVPIGILAVVMTLAFIPNPSYIEKPKSGIDWTGLGLMTAGLASLQYVLERGQHDDWFNSSTITILTITSVITLTIFVLKVLRDKEPLVDLRVFRYLSYTIGNILGVISGFGLYGTALILPLFMQETLGFTAFDTGLALMPGAGATAISMLVAGRLVNRMDPRALIAFGFLMFALSTWWLGGLTTQADYWNIFWPRVVQGLGLGFLFVPLSTVSLGVIPMAEMANATGIYSLVRQLGGSFGIAILTTLLERHTAIAWNELASGVTQTHGVSIATLTQLVAQQATMIAYNYLFQFCAVVFLIAIPLVLFMRSPKREAAAAAAAAAMMAE
- a CDS encoding zinc-binding dehydrogenase; its protein translation is MQSPHEMQALRYDRIGEPAEVLSAVEVPKPEPGAGEVRLRVVRSPIHNHDLSTIRGTYGVKPPLPATGGTEALGRVDAVGAGVTLPIGARVSAMVQGAWAEYLIAPASQCVPMPEALDDDVASQLMAMPLSALILLDDLRVEPGAWIVQNAANGAVGRILMRLAQARGINVINLVRRESSADALRAFGAKHVVVTEGNDWAAEVRAIAGDQPVARVIDSVTGPQSIELQRILGRRGEYVIFGGLAAAAMRLDPGLMIFNETVVRGFWMTAWMSRASQQERAAAVQQIFSLALTNNLPLPVSAVFSLSDGKAAVLAAEQPGRPGKVLFAP